From the genome of Nitrospirota bacterium:
GCGAAATTAAACTCGAACGCTCCAATCGTCTCCATGCCTTTATCAATAAAGTGAATGAGTCGATTATCCGAAGTGATGATCCTGAGAAGATCTATGCCCGGCTTTGTCAGTTTGCCATCGAAGACGCAAAGCTTTCGATGGCCTGTGTCTGCAGGGAAGAGCCAGGATCAGGCCGCATGACGCCCATGGCGTATCAGGGGTTTAATACTATTCTTATGGGTTCTCTGCCGCATGCTGAGGACAGGACGGATGATTTGTGCTGTCCCGTCAATTCTGCCCTATCAGCAGGCAAAACTTTTGTCTGCAATGAAGGCGCAACAAAAGCCTGCTCCTTTCCCCTCAGCAGCGGATCTGTCCGCCCGCATTACCATTCCTGTGCTGCCTTTCCGATTGTGCTCCATAATTTTACGATTGGTGCAATCTGGCTGTTCAGCCGTGAGCATGCATACTTTGGCTGCGATGAGGTCAGCATCCTTGAATCCCTCGCGAGAAATCTGTCTTTCGCGCTCGATGCGCGTGAGCAGGAAAGGAAGCGGAGGGATACTGAAAGCGCTCTTTGGCTTGCTGAAAAACGGTATCGCTCGATAGTCGAAAATGTCTCAGAGGGTATCTATCAGACCACTCGTGACGGACAGGTGCTTATGGCAAATCCTGCCCTGGCCCATATGCTGGGCTTTTCTTCACCCGTCGAGATGATCACCAGTATAACCAGTATCAGGAAACAGCTCTATGCAGAACCGGCCCGGCGTGACGAGTTGGTCAGGCTTATGGATAAGGAAGGTGCAGTCAACAATTTTGAATGCAGGCTTATCAGGAAGGAAGGCGCCGTAATCACGGTTCTTCTCAATATGCGGTCGGTAAGAAACGATGAAGGAACGCTGCTCTATTTTGAAGGCTCTGCGCGTAATATTACCGATCGGAAGCGGGCTTTTGAGGCGTTAAAGACTGCCAAAGAAGAATGGGAGCTGACCTTTAACGCAGTGCCGGACCTTATCATGATTGTAGACCAGAACCACCGTATTCAGCATGTAAACAGGGCACTGCTTCTGCGCCTGGACCTGAAGCCTGAAAACATAATCGGCAAGCATTGCTACGAATATATGCATAGTTCTCTGAATCCGCCCGTTTTCTGTCCCCATAACCGCATTATGCATGAAGGCAAGTCTTTCGAAGGGGAGATCTATGACGAGCGCCTGAAAGGACACTTCCTGCTCACGATCTCGCCGCTTCCCGGTACAGACGGAAAGGTAAGGGGGACAGTCCATGTTTTCAGAGATATTTCAGATCGCAAGAAGGTAGAAGCAGCAGTGCGCGAAAGTGAATATCTTTACCGCACGCTGTTTGAAAATGCGAGCGAGGGAATACTCTATCTCTCTTCTGATGGCTCTATTGCTGCAGTGAACAA
Proteins encoded in this window:
- a CDS encoding PAS domain S-box protein gives rise to the protein MDTDRSGITTIKEREIKLERSNRLHAFINKVNESIIRSDDPEKIYARLCQFAIEDAKLSMACVCREEPGSGRMTPMAYQGFNTILMGSLPHAEDRTDDLCCPVNSALSAGKTFVCNEGATKACSFPLSSGSVRPHYHSCAAFPIVLHNFTIGAIWLFSREHAYFGCDEVSILESLARNLSFALDAREQERKRRDTESALWLAEKRYRSIVENVSEGIYQTTRDGQVLMANPALAHMLGFSSPVEMITSITSIRKQLYAEPARRDELVRLMDKEGAVNNFECRLIRKEGAVITVLLNMRSVRNDEGTLLYFEGSARNITDRKRAFEALKTAKEEWELTFNAVPDLIMIVDQNHRIQHVNRALLLRLDLKPENIIGKHCYEYMHSSLNPPVFCPHNRIMHEGKSFEGEIYDERLKGHFLLTISPLPGTDGKVRGTVHVFRDISDRKKVEAAVRESEYLYRTLFENASEGILYLSSDGSIAAVNNSFAKMHGYTRDEMLKMNLRDLDTPETSRLAPERLERITAGEVLQFEVEHYHKRGHTVLLDVATCLITVGDEKLVVGFHRDITDRRRAEQEAKIMQSRLIHADKMNSLGMLVSSVAHEVNNPNNFIMFNSSILADAWKDIQVILDDYRQKHGDYRLAGLPYAEMSDAIPRLFAGISDGAQRIKGIVEKLRDFARNDRGSLDAAVDMSKVVQDAVMILENQIKKHTDYFDITVGEGIPAVRGNHQQLEQVMINLIMNALQSLRDRSARVEIAIHPDVIGDMIEVRVRDEGCGISREVLEKITEPFFTTRLDSGGTGLGLSISKSIIDDHRGTLEFISEPNGGATAIVRLPAEPKP